TGCCAAGATATGGCTAAATAGATCGTATGAAACAGAAGGGCGCTTAGCACACGGAACTCGAGGATTGGCCTCTCAACACATTGAAATGGCTTCGCTGCGGTGGATTAACAGTGGATTCTTGTGAAGTCTACGTTTGTTTGaataaaaccaaaatttatgttatattttcgaacatttttattgtttgctCGACAAATATCTCAAGGCAATGGAAGGCACATTCGCGCAGCCTTTCCGTTCCCTAAGACTGTTTATAGTTCTCTTCAATCTGCCGAGTTCTTGACTTGACCCGTATGTTCTCGCCAGGGCGCACGAGTACTCGAGATAACCGCTTGTTTCGTCCACACCACGTCTTCGTCTTCTCCAGAACGCTCGGGTTCTCAGCGTTTCCGCTGGACCAGCCTTCAGCTTGCCGGTACAAAAAGCCGCCGGAGTTCAACCCGCCTTTGGCTGCAGGGATGATGGCACTGCTTAGTACTTCGCTCGACCCGCACTTGGTTTCCAAGGCGCACGAGTACTGATCAACGCATGACCGCAACCCAAAAAACTCCACCCACAGCAGGATTCAGGGGAAATTCGAAGAAACATTGCACTTACGTCCCATTTCCTTAAATTAAACACGCAAATCGACGATTTCAAAACGTTCTATCAACCGACGAACCTAACTCAGAAAtcaagcaaactgtcaaaatttgttttgacatttGCATTCTCGCCCTGAAGGCATGCAGAGAAAAAGAATAAGAAGGAGAAAAAGAAGAACAGCTTCAAAATCAAAACgctggtgtcatgtccgttcgtccgtggtacgtaattatttgaaaatctgtagcttttgagtgaattttctcatTCAgattctgttattattttttaacctCCTTTGCCTGTAGAATAAAGATTACTATCGTCATCACAATCATATCGTGTCGTTGGCATAGTCCACGGTTAGGGCACAAATATATTTTACATCACGTTGTATTTTTCCGAGAAAATTAGGATAAAACAATCGGCAAGtcttgtcttcggcaaagttgtaggtattgttggagactattacgaaaaaaatagttgcacgagaaaaaaataacaaaaactcaatttccaaaaatacgtattttttcgattttcgagattttttgatatgttttaggggacaaaaactcgcaacttttgagccatagagaagaatggtcaaaaaatctgccgccgagttatgatttttttgaaaaaataacaaatttaccTGGTTTTCTATATAAAGttcaatttgcaatcgaaaagtaatttacatatatttttatttagggccccattttcaagatatagccatcgaaagtttgattaattattagttgtgtttaatttttattggtagtttttcgatttttaaaaataatgaccatgagtgaccaaaaaaaaacaatatgttTTATGTGGCATGAcaagaaaagcttgaaaaatttctttgaaaatgtaaaaaagcgaCAGCAAATAAAACGATACCAGTCaatgttaaatttaagattattttttaatttcatgttttatacaaaacatattttacaaattatctattAGTTACTATCGTcagctgcacagaaaaaaaatcatggtaatattacatctgggaaggggtacatcttttatgtcagaaaaaaggtgtaattttacctctggaaatgtgtaattttaccacttttctggtgtaatgtcactttttcagtctaaattgaggtaaaattacatcataaaagatgtaatattcaaccttccaaaattacagcttccaaacattatttttttctgtgtggggaAAATCGTGACTAGAGTCTGAAAAGGTACAcaagattttagagcaataaatatgaaaatatgtgtacacagaaaaaaaaatcatggtaaaattacatctgggaaggggtacatcttttatgtcagaaaaaatgtgtaattttacctctgaaaatgtgtaattttatcacttatctgttgtaatgtcactttttcagtctaaattgaggtaaaattacatcataaaagaggtaatattcaatctaGGATTCGTTCAAGTTAAACTCATTTGCGGTTTTGTGATGtgcccgaaaatcttcaaaatctggcatgcctgGGCCATGATGTCAACATTggaatgaaaaaagtattttaaatcgcgaaaaaaaaaattcgtcattattttgatattttgaaatctactgattgtaaaatgcatttaaaccactgtttttcatccaaataattgcttgtaatgtcaattttcatatttttatatttaataagtgaacactattttttaaatgctggcGATTTTGTTGTTCGTGAAGGACAGTAAAAAGAAGTGTTTGCGCAACGGCATTGCCAAACTTTTATTTAAGGTTTTGTTCCTAGGCCCCGGGCAAGGGAGgataataaaaaaactatttttatgcataatcctcaaaaataaaattttaaaaggtaCCTTAAAATAGATAAAGCTATATGGCAGTTATGCTACTTTCAAAAACGTGCAAAAATGTCAATTAAAAAACTTCCAAAAGTGGTATTTATCAGTTTCTGTGatctcaaaaatcaattttgcgcAAAGCATTAAAGCGGCtgtagaagttttttttctagaaattttctgttttttaaataattttttttaaacctcaaatgAAATGAACAGAATTTTAAGATTGTTATTTTAAATAGTCTCAGTTTTTGTTTGGATTTGATGATTTCTTAGTAAAGCGATGCTGTTTTTGaaacaatggtttttttttttggtaaaaattggtatggaatgattttttggaaagtttAATAACacattattttgaacaaatccAATGCAAtgcaattaaaatttattttccaaaattgccCAAAGAAGGGTTTTGATGAAAtgtataaacatttttaaaaatgtaaaaagagtaaaaaaaaaaaccattttaaaaaatttactagCCAAACACTTTTCTTCTCTTACTTGATGGATGCTATCGAAAAAGTACGATCTTGTGAGCTAATCCATACAATTTATGTTGACGATGTTTTCcctcaaaataattttcaatgttgtcgattttgaattCATTTGCATCAAAatccaaacaatttaaaacaatttcatcgaatttgaaaataatattataaaatttcggATTTGATGGCAAGAATTGTATCTATGTTAGACAATGTCCCaataatgttttcaatattattttttattacatctttaaaattttatttaaattatgtgaaatcaaaataaatttgtggGGGTCACATTGTATGGGCTACCCCCTAGTCCAATTTTTAGGATAGGCAAAAAGTACCATGCCCCCTCCCctagagtcggcgcccctggttGATAGATCTTTAAGCGAAAAGAGATGATCTGAGcactttaaatttcaattttgattttattggaaTTTAGCAATTCTGTTCCAGGATGCAATTCAGTTCtgcatttgcaattcagagatttggagaacctttcaactgagatcaattcataagcctttgcagggaggatacatattaaatttttctacgtttagattttgctagctgagtgctcttttagggaaaatacattttaagaaaaaaacccTGGAATCTGAGCacctaaaaacaaacattttcgtcttaaaaaatatttgggacTTATGAGTCAAAAGTTACATCAATTTAATGGcaaaaatatatgcaaattTGATACTCAAATATCTAGAAAAGGCCACGCCAAAATATATGAATCAgtttgccctcagaattgaaattatttgattattaaATTTTGGACTCGATGCCTTTTATCTATTACGACATCTCTACAACCGACACATTTTGTAACTCTAGAGATATTTGTTTTTGGGAAATCTGTTTTCTCTACTTCTGCAGACAAGCGTGTTCGAAAACATCGCATGAGATCTTCAGCGTGTGAGACCGAAGGATGAGATGTGAGATCGTACGAAAATTAAAAGTTAGGTTTGTTGCTATTCTTTGTACTTTgttcaaaaccaaaaaccgtTACCACTATGACGGAGAACGCCAGATCGCGCCGAAATCGTGCGGCCAAAGACTGCTCCCCAACGCTGGGCAACCTGTACCGGGCCGTGCTACGGCTGGAGAAGAAGATCGATTCGCTGGACGACAAGGTGAACCAGCTGCTTGGGAGTTCCTCCACCAACGTTTGTCGTGGGATGGTTGCCACTCCCAAAGCTACATTGGATGACAACAACAACCTCAAACGGTTGGACAATTGTCCGGCACTGCAGGTTGCGGTGGCAGTTCCTGCACCAAAAGAGGAGCAGTACCAACTGCCGGACGAGATATGGGTGGAGATATTCCGCCACTTGAGCGACACCCAACTGATGCCCGTTCGTCTTTGTTGTCACCACTGGATGAGTCTGGTCGACGGGAGTCCTGTGTTGGCGGGCAAGTTTATGGTCCGCTTTGGGCCGGGGTTCTTTCCGAAGCAACGGGTCAAGCCCGCCCATTTGTACCCGAAGGCGTCCCGGGCGTTGATGCAGGAGATCGTCTTCAATCCGGGCAATTTGTGGTGGCCTGGATTTGGAAGAAATTTAGTTTACTTGAAACTTTCGAAGTGTTCTTTGCTGCCTCAAACGCTGTTCGAGATTTTAAGTGAGACGCCGAATCTTCGTAGGTTGGAGCTGTGCTCTGGAGGATACTTTGATTCCCGACCGTCCAAGGTGACCTTCTGCTTGGATAAACTGAAAGAACTGGTTCTGCACTACCAGTCGGTGTCGGAAGAAGTGCTGGAAAAGCTGGGCCAAGGATGTCCCCATTTGAAGGTCGTCTCCATCACCAGAAGTATCTGCCTGGACGAGGATCAGCTGGGAGCGTTCTTGCAGAAACTGCAGGATACTTTGGATACGCTCGAGATCGACGACAAGGTCGCCCTGATGGAAGAAATTCTGAAATGTAAGCGGCTCAGCCTGAAACGCCTAACGCTGAACTACGAAAACGACTATTTCATTAACAACATCATGCGGAAGTTGGCCGACATTAGCAGAACGCAGGGATCGCTTGAACATTTGGCTGGCATTCCGGGAACGGCGATGGTATGGAATTCAGTATCGAGTCTTATTTATTTCTATCATTCTTCTATTGTTTCCAGACCCTGCGCCAAATCGGCGCCGAAAATCCCAAGCTCAAACACCTCCAGGTCCGCATCCAGCAGTTCGAATATCTGGCCCTGGAGTTCCTCGATGAAACGCCCAACCTGGAACATCTGGAGCTGGACGGCAGCCGCCTAGTCCGCTATCTCGCCGACTTCAACGGTAACAAAACAACAGGCGGCCTGCAGCGTTACCTTCACTACGCTCCCAAACTGCGCACCTTCATTCTGCACGGTTCCAACCGGCACACGGCGTTCCGCAGCTGGGGCGAACTGTTCAACTCGTTCGAAAACAACTCCCAGCTCCGCCGTCTAGAACTCACCACGCTCGAAGTGGCCACCGAGTACAACCGGTTCTCCCACGAGTTTCCATCGTTGCGCCAGCTGAAACTTGTCAACTGTGACATCCCAGCAAAGTCACTGGCGAAACTGGTCGGTCTCTGTCCCGCTCTTCGCGAGGTACACCTCAGCAATATGAGACACTTTAACGATCAGGTCGTGCTGGCGGTTTGTCTCAAGCTGACCCAACTCAGGGAGCTGACCGTGGAAATTTGCCCGGAGATTACCGATGCCTCTTCCGGGCACATCCTGAAGCATCGTCCCGGGCTGGAGCAGCTGAACGTGTTTCGGTGCTTGAAGTTGTCTCACGAGGCGATCGAGCAGCTGAGGGCTGCAAACTCGAATTGGGTTATTGAGAAGTAATGTGttgattttgtaaatttgctcattgttctgcaatttttttgttaaatacaatATTTCAGTGATCCCCGTGCACCGCGTTCAACCGCGTTCTCTGTTTTCTGTACTCGATCAAACACCAGCACCGCGTGTGCACGCGTACAAGCAAACCTAAACTCTGCCGTGTACAGGCTGTACCCGTACACGAACCTCAAGTTTAAACCGAACCTTGCACCTCGGGTACAAACCCCGTGCAGGCCGACGACgcagaaaagagacaaaaatattttcctcactctccctctgctgtaaagtggtgtttcattctccgctgcagtcacactacagtgtttgccacagagagagtgagaagcagtcatttttttcgtctctttataCGCTCTTCGCTCGCACGGCGTTGTACCCGAGGTGTGCACCCCGTGTTTACACCGCGTGTAAACTTGAGTACGCCGTGCGGAGAGAACTCGAACATGGTAGCCTGGTGTGTTTGAGGTTCATCTGCACTGAAAACTTGTACGGCGTGTACGGCGTGCGCGCGTTTCGGGAAGACTGCAATATTTGTTTCTTTATCACGTGTAGCACACCGAATTTAATCAAGTTAGTCAAGTTGAAAACTGGATCTcaaacttttgtaaaaaattgtaacaattcGTCGTGTCTAGTTGTGTCGTCTTCTGGatgcattttataggaaattgtcAAAGggattcattaaaaataaaatatcaacccTCAAGTGCCGTCTATTATTGTTTCTTTGTAGTTTGTGATTTGAAACGTGATTTTGACCCATtccatgatttttgtttttatttgatcaccatcgtgttccccagaaaattttacataacaatcAAATTAAACCAAACCATTGCCGAGACATAGTCCCCCCCCCCTAACACCACTGCTGAAAACttcaattcttgacttttttttgataaggtcctataaacaaatgtaaacattgagtgtatcccgcttactccgatggactttgacatgaggtgtgaaagggatacactcaatgtttacatttgtttataggaccttatcaaaaaaaagtcaagaattgtttcttcactctcttctggcagcacttgctgctcCTGCAGAAAAGATTGAGGTAGGCGTCGCGGACGCTCATGCAACCATGCAAGCTGATGGTTGCCAGAAGAgcttaaaaacaaattgaagttTTAAGCGACGTTattataaattctgtaacagtagttggaaatatacccattttaatcaccctaagccgttcgaccaattctcatcacttttgccgttttccgctattaaatcaacattttcagatgtatcaacaatggagagttgcttgctcacttttgtttgagctatttattactttggaacagtcaaaaacactttatgaaagctgtaatttgtgatcaaagtgctgataggccgataatagaaataggctgaaaaagggtatagttcccctagtaCCAAATGCGATTCCTTGAAGCTGATACAGTTATAGGCCTATCAACTAGTAATCTACGAAAGTAAAATGTAATGACGAAGTTAATTGAAAggcttatttatttttgctttgaaaatcAGCTCGCTTTTTTGCATTACtgatttaaatgttcaaataaaatatcataaCGATAACTCGTCCAGCTCAAACCTTTATAGGGGTAAGAGGTAggaccatcatcatcattatcatcATCAACATTCTTGATAGTTGAAGAATCTTTTCGCACTAGGATGActagtcattccaggtcaactgagtacacttttggactcgaccttcaccgatttggaccaaacttggagggaacgttaatctatcgatagttaacagaaatcccaagtttggtgctgattggaccatccctctatttatggaaccgccctcttttttggcgattttctaaaaaacttttttttcttttaatcataactttgcaattatttgagcaaaagactttctacaggttgcattttatagaaaattgtccaaagaattcgataaaaataaaattttaacccttaaatggtcactaatattatattttaaagttttaattataaaaattcagttttgaccaattgcttatatttttatttgtattattttatcaccatcgtgttcctcggacaattttacataacattcaatgtagacttcaaactaaaatgaactattggcgagatacagcgattttactgaaaaaagtttgattttgcgctgcactctgtcctatgaattcaaatccgaaataagtttctcacatataaaaaccgaattatgcgagattcattcctgtttgttgaaaagtacaccatgaacttccgagtgctgcgcaaaatcaaacttttttcagtaaaatcgctgtatctcgtcaatagttcatattagtttgaagtctacattgattattatgtaaaattgtccggggaacacgatggtgataaaataaaacaaataaaaatataagcaattggtcaaaactgaatttttatacttaaaacgttaaaatataatattagtgggcatttaagggttgaaattttatttttatcgaatttcttggacaattttct
This is a stretch of genomic DNA from Culex pipiens pallens isolate TS chromosome 1, TS_CPP_V2, whole genome shotgun sequence. It encodes these proteins:
- the LOC120412677 gene encoding uncharacterized protein LOC120412677 produces the protein MTENARSRRNRAAKDCSPTLGNLYRAVLRLEKKIDSLDDKVNQLLGSSSTNVCRGMVATPKATLDDNNNLKRLDNCPALQVAVAVPAPKEEQYQLPDEIWVEIFRHLSDTQLMPVRLCCHHWMSLVDGSPVLAGKFMVRFGPGFFPKQRVKPAHLYPKASRALMQEIVFNPGNLWWPGFGRNLVYLKLSKCSLLPQTLFEILSETPNLRRLELCSGGYFDSRPSKVTFCLDKLKELVLHYQSVSEEVLEKLGQGCPHLKVVSITRSICLDEDQLGAFLQKLQDTLDTLEIDDKVALMEEILKCKRLSLKRLTLNYENDYFINNIMRKLADISRTQGSLEHLAGIPGTAMTLRQIGAENPKLKHLQVRIQQFEYLALEFLDETPNLEHLELDGSRLVRYLADFNGNKTTGGLQRYLHYAPKLRTFILHGSNRHTAFRSWGELFNSFENNSQLRRLELTTLEVATEYNRFSHEFPSLRQLKLVNCDIPAKSLAKLVGLCPALREVHLSNMRHFNDQVVLAVCLKLTQLRELTVEICPEITDASSGHILKHRPGLEQLNVFRCLKLSHEAIEQLRAANSNWVIEK